In Cellulosilyticum sp. I15G10I2, a genomic segment contains:
- a CDS encoding zinc-dependent alcohol dehydrogenase produces MLQAVMAAPHEIEFKEIPVPEIKPEQVLVQIKRIGVCGSDMHVNHGQHPYVSYPLIQGHEVSAKIIALGKAVTGLQVGQKVTIEPQVYCGECYPCTHGKYNLCEDLKVMGFQTIGTASEYFAVDASKITPLPDGMSYDEGAMIEPLAVTVHACKRSGDVKDKKVVVLGAGPIGILLCQTLKAYGAAEVMMTDISDYRLDLAKRCGADYVYNTKHVDFAKVVVECFGKDKADIIYDCAGNDITMGQAIANARKGSIIVLLAVFAGMATVDLAKLNDSEVDLYTSMMYRHEDYLEAIRLVEEGKIQLKPLMSKHFDFKDYPEAYHYIDNNHETTMKVLIDVDGDEG; encoded by the coding sequence ATGCTTCAGGCAGTAATGGCAGCACCTCATGAGATAGAGTTTAAAGAGATTCCGGTACCTGAGATAAAACCAGAACAGGTATTGGTACAAATAAAGAGAATCGGTGTATGCGGAAGTGATATGCATGTCAATCACGGACAGCATCCTTATGTTAGTTATCCGCTGATTCAGGGACATGAGGTGTCGGCAAAGATTATAGCTTTAGGTAAAGCTGTTACTGGACTTCAAGTAGGACAGAAGGTAACGATTGAACCACAGGTATATTGTGGTGAGTGCTATCCATGTACGCATGGTAAATATAACTTATGTGAAGATTTGAAAGTTATGGGTTTCCAGACAATAGGTACTGCTAGTGAATATTTTGCAGTAGATGCCTCAAAAATTACACCACTGCCTGATGGTATGTCATATGATGAAGGTGCAATGATTGAACCTCTGGCTGTTACTGTTCATGCCTGCAAGCGTTCAGGTGATGTTAAGGACAAGAAAGTGGTAGTACTCGGTGCAGGACCGATTGGGATATTATTGTGCCAAACCTTAAAAGCTTATGGTGCGGCAGAGGTCATGATGACGGATATTTCTGATTATCGTTTAGACCTTGCTAAAAGATGTGGTGCCGATTACGTGTATAACACAAAGCACGTTGATTTTGCTAAGGTGGTTGTTGAGTGTTTTGGAAAGGATAAGGCTGATATAATCTATGATTGTGCAGGCAACGACATCACAATGGGGCAGGCTATTGCAAATGCGAGAAAAGGAAGTATCATCGTTCTGTTAGCTGTATTTGCAGGTATGGCAACTGTAGATCTTGCAAAGTTAAACGATTCTGAAGTGGATTTATATACATCTATGATGTATAGACATGAAGATTATTTAGAAGCCATTCGTTTAGTTGAGGAAGGTAAAATTCAGCTTAAACCACTCATGAGCAAGCATTTTGATTTCAAGGATTATCCGGAAGCATATCATTATATTGATAATAACCATGAGACCACCATGAAAGTTTTAATAGATGTTGATGGTGATGAGGGTTAA